Proteins from one Gimesia maris genomic window:
- the htpG gene encoding molecular chaperone HtpG: MNEKTAPEKFTFQAEIKKLLDLLSHSLYQNREIAIRELISNASDALDKFRFISLTDESAKDDQPLEIRLEPDSENRVLAITDNGVGMTHDELIENIGTIAHSGSLDFLSKAAGDQKEEVSLIGKFGVGFYSAFMLADKVEVLTRSYQDETGYKWESDGTGSFTIESQADLQRGTSIRLHLRKDLDEYTDDTRLKFILKKYSTFVPYPIKIGEELVNDQKPIWIEPKNQLTQEQYDGFYQYLAHNGEDSARWHLHLSSDSPFQFHCILYCPQNNMELMGFGRTEHGISLCAKRILVQNDNRDLLPEYLRFLYGLVDSADLPLNISRESLQDNTVFRKIKKVLTKRVLSHLASIAKDDEEKYLEFYRQFGSVLREGIGTDFENRDALAKLLRFPSSKGSSESELFSLEAYLERAGEDQKQIYYLGGNDFNTIARNPNLEIFRKKGIEVFYLEDPMDEIVLSNLAKFSDHDIVSIDSSDVKLPGEEKADDDSEESAEKKEETKEPATPEFEKVLSLFQEELKEDVESVTKSDRLTDSPCCLVMPEGAISSQLQKVLSMGNKDFPTTKRILEINPDAELIKRLCTLSSNNDQHAFIKQCGRQLFWNASLMTGIATSPEQITENIQSMMEELAQKRSPIIT; the protein is encoded by the coding sequence TAGACAAATTCCGCTTCATCTCGCTGACCGATGAATCTGCCAAAGACGATCAGCCCTTGGAAATCCGTCTCGAGCCCGATTCCGAAAACCGCGTCCTCGCGATCACCGATAACGGCGTCGGCATGACGCACGATGAATTAATCGAAAACATCGGCACCATTGCCCACAGTGGTTCCCTGGACTTTCTGAGTAAAGCCGCCGGTGATCAGAAAGAAGAAGTCTCCCTGATCGGTAAGTTTGGCGTCGGCTTTTATTCTGCCTTCATGCTGGCCGACAAAGTTGAAGTTCTCACGCGCAGTTACCAGGATGAGACCGGTTATAAATGGGAATCGGATGGAACCGGGTCCTTCACCATCGAATCCCAGGCCGACCTGCAGCGCGGTACATCCATTCGCCTGCATCTGCGCAAAGACCTGGACGAGTATACCGACGATACGCGTTTGAAATTCATCCTGAAAAAATATTCCACCTTCGTCCCCTACCCGATCAAAATCGGCGAAGAACTTGTCAATGATCAGAAACCGATCTGGATCGAACCCAAAAATCAACTCACCCAGGAACAGTACGACGGGTTCTACCAGTACCTCGCCCACAACGGCGAAGATTCGGCCCGCTGGCATCTGCACCTCAGTAGCGATTCCCCGTTCCAGTTCCACTGCATCCTGTATTGCCCGCAGAACAACATGGAACTGATGGGCTTCGGACGCACCGAACATGGCATCAGCCTGTGTGCCAAACGCATCCTCGTTCAGAATGATAACCGCGACCTGCTCCCCGAATACCTGCGATTCCTGTACGGACTCGTCGATTCCGCGGATCTGCCGTTAAATATTTCGCGTGAATCGCTACAGGACAACACCGTTTTCCGCAAAATCAAAAAAGTGCTCACCAAGCGTGTACTCTCTCACCTGGCATCCATCGCCAAAGACGACGAAGAAAAATATCTGGAGTTCTATCGCCAGTTCGGCAGCGTCCTGCGGGAAGGCATTGGCACCGATTTTGAAAACCGCGACGCCCTCGCGAAGCTGCTGCGATTCCCGTCCTCCAAAGGGTCTTCCGAGAGCGAACTCTTTTCACTGGAAGCCTACCTGGAACGGGCCGGCGAAGACCAGAAGCAGATCTATTACCTGGGCGGAAACGATTTCAATACAATCGCCCGTAATCCCAACCTGGAAATCTTCCGCAAAAAAGGCATCGAAGTCTTCTACCTGGAAGACCCGATGGACGAAATCGTCCTGTCCAACCTGGCAAAGTTCTCCGACCATGACATCGTTTCCATCGATTCGTCCGACGTCAAACTGCCCGGAGAAGAAAAAGCAGACGATGACTCCGAAGAAAGCGCAGAGAAAAAGGAAGAAACCAAAGAACCTGCAACACCCGAGTTCGAAAAGGTCCTTTCCCTGTTCCAGGAAGAGCTCAAAGAGGATGTCGAGTCGGTCACGAAATCCGATCGTCTGACCGACAGCCCCTGTTGCCTGGTCATGCCGGAAGGTGCGATCAGTTCTCAGCTGCAAAAAGTGTTGAGCATGGGCAACAAAGATTTCCCGACAACCAAACGCATTCTGGAAATCAACCCCGACGCCGAACTGATCAAACGCCTCTGCACGCTTTCCTCCAACAACGATCAGCACGCCTTCATCAAACAATGCGGGCGACAGCTGTTCTGGAATGCGTCCCTGATGACGGGCATCGCAACCAGTCCAGAGCAGATCACGGAGAACATTCAGAGTATGATGGAAGAACTCGCGCAGAAACGCTCCCCCATTATTACTTAG
- a CDS encoding NAD(P)/FAD-dependent oxidoreductase — MQHFDVVILGAGFGGSLTALLLDRIGLSVALIDRGKHPRFSIGESSTPAAGYLLQSLSQKYDLPQFQPFCKYGTWQQACPDVACGVKRGFSYFVHQPDLRFQTDTAHGSELLVTANLSETLADTHWYRADVDEFFAKQVQNSNVLYLDQTEILLQRTDGWQISGSRNGEEVSLQAAFLIDASGAAGLVPRALGIRPQTEFATRSRAIYGHFRDVKLWDEVLEQNQVDRSDYPFACDLAALHHVLQEGWMWQLRFNNGITSAGLVLDERQAGMDWRQMLARYPAIEAQFAEASVVGPETGLVTTGRLQRGWTQCAGNDWALLPHTAGFIDPLHSTGIAQTLCGIERLVSVLEQHWKTDSRGDQLADYSKSLQIERSLIDGLVACCYRSRFDFNLFTASTLFYFAAATSFEHQRSQEQKQPLFLCADDSEFVRTVDRWLQLVSDWEQQPRFAKAEIRQAVEQAERMLAPWNRVGLFQPAVPNMYYYTAAPELEPR, encoded by the coding sequence ATGCAGCACTTTGACGTCGTGATTCTGGGAGCCGGCTTTGGTGGCAGCCTGACGGCACTGTTGCTGGACCGCATTGGCTTGTCGGTCGCGTTAATCGACCGCGGAAAACACCCCCGTTTTTCGATTGGGGAATCGTCGACGCCCGCGGCCGGGTATCTGCTGCAATCACTGTCCCAGAAGTACGATCTTCCACAATTTCAGCCATTTTGCAAGTATGGGACGTGGCAGCAGGCCTGTCCTGATGTCGCCTGTGGCGTCAAGCGGGGCTTCAGCTACTTCGTCCATCAGCCGGACCTGCGGTTTCAAACCGATACAGCGCATGGCAGCGAACTCCTGGTGACAGCGAATTTGAGTGAAACGCTGGCAGATACGCACTGGTACCGGGCGGACGTTGATGAATTCTTCGCGAAGCAAGTCCAGAATTCGAATGTTTTGTACCTGGATCAGACGGAAATATTACTCCAACGGACAGACGGCTGGCAAATTTCAGGCAGTAGAAACGGTGAGGAAGTCTCTCTGCAGGCTGCGTTTCTGATCGATGCGAGTGGAGCCGCAGGTCTGGTGCCCCGCGCTTTAGGAATCAGACCGCAGACGGAGTTCGCCACCCGATCTCGCGCGATTTATGGACATTTCAGAGACGTCAAGCTGTGGGATGAGGTGCTGGAACAGAACCAGGTGGATCGCAGTGATTATCCGTTTGCCTGTGATTTAGCGGCGTTGCATCACGTGTTGCAGGAGGGTTGGATGTGGCAACTGCGGTTCAATAACGGCATCACCAGCGCGGGACTCGTATTGGACGAGCGACAAGCTGGCATGGACTGGCGGCAGATGCTCGCGCGATATCCGGCGATCGAGGCACAGTTTGCCGAGGCGTCTGTCGTGGGACCGGAGACGGGACTGGTCACCACAGGACGTCTGCAGCGGGGCTGGACACAGTGTGCCGGGAACGACTGGGCGCTATTACCTCACACGGCGGGGTTTATTGATCCGCTGCACAGTACCGGGATCGCGCAGACATTATGCGGTATTGAGCGACTGGTCTCTGTGTTGGAGCAACATTGGAAAACAGACTCGCGGGGAGATCAGTTAGCAGATTATTCAAAGTCGCTGCAAATAGAGCGGTCATTGATTGATGGGCTGGTGGCCTGTTGTTATCGCAGCCGGTTTGATTTCAATCTGTTTACGGCGAGCACGTTGTTTTATTTTGCAGCGGCGACCAGCTTTGAGCATCAACGCAGCCAGGAACAGAAGCAACCGTTATTTTTATGTGCCGATGACAGCGAGTTCGTACGAACCGTCGATCGCTGGTTGCAACTGGTGTCAGATTGGGAGCAGCAGCCCCGGTTTGCGAAAGCGGAAATCAGGCAGGCAGTCGAACAGGCGGAACGGATGCTGGCGCCGTGGAATCGGGTGGGACTGTTCCAGCCTGCAGTACCCAATATGTATTACTACACTGCGGCTCCAGAACTGGAACCGCGGTGA
- a CDS encoding aldehyde dehydrogenase (NADP(+)), with amino-acid sequence MQIQPVLINGQWIPSTGTTSFQAVNPATAEALDPVFPVSPWDEIESALEAAADAAKAMRGWSGQRFAAFLEAYANEIEKRTDELVATAHAETGYPESPRLRDGELPRTTNQLRQAAAHAREGTWTQPTIDTAAGISSMFGPIGPVAVFGPNNFPFAFNSIAGGDFAAAVAAGNPVIAKGHSSHPKTTQIFAEAADAAAKATDMPAGFVQLIYRTSHADGCRLVSHPLMGAIGYTGGRSAGLTIKEAADKAGKPAYLELSSINPVFILPGALTERGADIAEEFKGSCLMGTGQFCTNPGLVAIKAGETADAFIEAVKQKFEESPAGILLGEGVQRGFQSGITAIQSAGATLVTGGLQTDGPGFSCANTLLKVSGSQFLENPEALQSEAFGNSSLIVVADSDEQLVQIAEYLEGNLTGCIYSHTGGEDEGLYEQLAPALRQKVGRLLNDKMPTGVAVSPAMNHGGPFPSTGHPVFTSVGIPAAIHRFSMLQCYDNVRPQRLPEALQPKNPNGKLWRYIDGMYTQADYEA; translated from the coding sequence ATGCAGATACAACCGGTTCTCATCAACGGACAATGGATTCCCTCTACAGGCACCACCAGCTTCCAGGCTGTTAACCCGGCTACTGCCGAAGCGCTGGACCCTGTCTTCCCTGTCAGCCCGTGGGACGAAATCGAATCCGCGCTCGAAGCGGCTGCCGACGCTGCAAAAGCGATGCGTGGCTGGTCGGGACAGCGCTTCGCCGCCTTCCTGGAAGCTTACGCCAACGAGATCGAAAAGCGAACCGATGAACTGGTCGCAACCGCGCATGCAGAGACAGGCTATCCCGAATCACCCCGCTTAAGAGACGGCGAGCTTCCCCGCACGACCAACCAACTGCGCCAGGCAGCCGCGCATGCCCGCGAAGGTACCTGGACTCAACCCACCATCGACACGGCTGCCGGAATCAGTTCCATGTTTGGTCCCATTGGTCCGGTGGCGGTCTTTGGCCCGAACAATTTTCCCTTTGCCTTCAACAGCATCGCCGGCGGTGACTTCGCCGCTGCCGTCGCTGCGGGAAATCCGGTGATCGCCAAGGGTCACTCTTCACACCCCAAAACCACGCAGATCTTCGCGGAAGCCGCTGATGCTGCTGCCAAAGCGACCGACATGCCCGCAGGTTTCGTTCAGCTGATTTATCGCACGAGTCACGCCGATGGCTGCCGACTGGTGTCGCATCCCCTGATGGGTGCCATCGGCTATACCGGCGGACGTAGTGCGGGTCTCACGATCAAAGAAGCGGCAGACAAAGCCGGCAAACCAGCCTACCTGGAACTCTCCAGCATCAACCCGGTCTTCATCCTGCCCGGCGCGTTGACCGAACGGGGTGCTGACATCGCTGAAGAATTCAAAGGTAGCTGCCTGATGGGAACGGGCCAGTTCTGCACCAATCCCGGTCTGGTCGCCATTAAAGCCGGTGAAACCGCCGACGCCTTCATTGAAGCAGTCAAACAGAAATTCGAAGAGTCCCCCGCGGGCATTCTGCTGGGAGAAGGCGTGCAGCGCGGCTTCCAGTCCGGCATTACCGCCATCCAGTCTGCCGGTGCGACACTGGTCACAGGCGGCCTGCAGACCGACGGCCCCGGCTTCTCCTGTGCAAACACCTTACTCAAAGTCAGTGGCAGCCAGTTCCTGGAAAATCCGGAAGCCCTGCAGTCAGAAGCCTTCGGAAACAGCTCGCTGATCGTCGTGGCTGACTCTGACGAACAGCTGGTGCAGATCGCCGAATATCTGGAAGGCAACCTCACTGGCTGCATTTACAGTCATACCGGCGGTGAAGATGAAGGCCTGTACGAACAACTGGCACCCGCTTTACGTCAGAAAGTGGGACGCCTGCTGAATGACAAGATGCCCACCGGCGTGGCTGTCAGCCCGGCAATGAACCATGGCGGCCCCTTCCCGTCCACGGGGCACCCGGTCTTCACCTCGGTCGGCATTCCCGCCGCCATCCACCGCTTTTCGATGCTGCAGTGTTACGACAACGTTCGCCCGCAGCGTCTTCCCGAGGCGTTACAACCGAAAAACCCGAACGGCAAGCTGTGGCGGTATATTGACGGAATGTACACACAGGCTGACTACGAGGCATAA
- a CDS encoding tyrosine-type recombinase/integrase, giving the protein MINVYLSKQKNSKNWYMRWVDPETERERWESTRTNIKRDAERIAGQTEKELNEGTYFRRSTISWDDFRERYETEEAVAHAERTQQKINTVFNYVENHCNPKRLVSMNETAISKLVKKLRAQGLEEITIKNSLGHLKAAFNWAKTQKLLAKVPDFPKFKRARSKKVMRGRPITLEELERMIEAIPEVIKYPGESEASQQRKAEIVASWEFYLWGLWFSGLRLEESLKLYWDNEEGICIDLDGEYPMFRIRAEAEKGNKDRLLPMTPEFYEFLDQVPEDERTGPVFNPQAMRRHKDRMLTTSVSNVVADIGEKANVMVGDKGKKDKKTGERKPRFASAHDLRRAFGFRWSRRVKAFELKELMRHENIATTQEYYLEENAQDTARSIWDACEVNRRSSLRKSSQNDDKQGNEASSKVLPDKK; this is encoded by the coding sequence GTGATAAACGTTTATTTGAGCAAGCAGAAGAATAGCAAAAACTGGTATATGCGGTGGGTTGATCCAGAAACAGAGCGAGAACGATGGGAAAGCACCAGAACCAATATCAAGCGTGATGCAGAACGGATTGCCGGCCAGACTGAAAAGGAGTTGAACGAGGGAACATACTTCAGGCGTTCCACAATCTCATGGGATGACTTCCGTGAGCGATATGAGACAGAAGAGGCGGTCGCACATGCTGAACGGACTCAGCAGAAAATCAACACTGTTTTTAATTACGTGGAAAATCACTGCAATCCTAAGCGACTCGTAAGCATGAACGAGACAGCTATCAGTAAGCTGGTTAAGAAACTCAGAGCGCAGGGGCTGGAAGAGATCACAATCAAAAACAGTCTCGGACACTTGAAAGCCGCTTTCAACTGGGCAAAGACTCAGAAACTGCTTGCCAAGGTTCCCGACTTCCCGAAGTTCAAACGGGCGCGAAGTAAAAAGGTAATGCGCGGACGGCCCATTACTCTGGAAGAGTTGGAACGAATGATTGAAGCCATCCCCGAAGTGATCAAATACCCGGGGGAAAGCGAAGCCAGCCAGCAGAGGAAAGCCGAGATCGTAGCGTCATGGGAGTTCTATCTATGGGGCTTGTGGTTCTCCGGGCTGCGGTTGGAAGAGTCTTTAAAACTGTACTGGGACAATGAAGAGGGTATCTGTATTGATCTGGACGGGGAATATCCGATGTTCCGTATCAGGGCAGAAGCCGAGAAGGGCAATAAAGACCGTCTGTTGCCGATGACACCAGAATTCTATGAGTTCCTGGATCAAGTCCCAGAGGATGAGAGAACCGGCCCGGTATTCAATCCACAGGCAATGAGACGACATAAAGACCGGATGCTAACGACTTCCGTTTCCAATGTGGTTGCCGATATCGGGGAAAAGGCTAATGTCATGGTTGGGGACAAAGGAAAGAAAGATAAGAAGACCGGCGAACGAAAACCCCGCTTTGCGTCAGCTCATGACCTGCGGCGGGCGTTCGGGTTCCGGTGGTCGCGACGGGTTAAGGCGTTCGAACTGAAAGAACTGATGCGACATGAGAACATCGCGACGACTCAGGAATACTACCTTGAAGAGAACGCACAGGATACAGCCCGTTCTATCTGGGATGCCTGCGAGGTAAACCGCCGTAGTAGTTTACGTAAGAGTTCCCAAAATGACGACAAACAGGGAAATGAGGCAAGTTCTAAAGTGTTGCCAGATAAGAAGTAA
- a CDS encoding phage major capsid protein: MPTYRTEPKTLITLNGGQVDLQAKQAEGLKRFTMTAYTGGPMRLAGFRLPVVVDLAGLQITKQNQPILKDHDSSQIVGHSTEIEKINGELHVAGLVSGSGEAADEVRNTAKNGFPWQASIGAGVTRLESVREGESVTVNGQTFQGPIYVARESVLREVSFVAMGADLNTSAHVEGQFTMPQPTAEKKTLEEIKAQAAEAEGKRIERVKQILSDCPDHIQAKAIEEGWTEQDANEVALINLRASRPKARPKQYLDSARNVDRMHGEMPGAPLPGKSSGHPSKTEVIEASACIEAGMTESEAGQFYDERVMNAAVSREYRGYSIVAIMKDAIALDGGDPNARMSDREFVKAAFTADRNIQASGGFSTFSVPGILGNVANKHLLNGYNAVPTTWRKFCGIAEHKDFKAHSHYRLTGSGEFKPVTKGGEIKHISLKESSYQNQLDTEGAIITLTRQDIINDDMGAFVKLPRILGRMSALKVEETVYILLLSNPNDFFHADNNNYLAGANTALAIESLTAGEMVFLDQVDENGKPILLSPSVLLVPTDLKVTAQQLYADLKVVTGEVATVTDGNPHSGKFEPVPSPHLKSAAFSGSSTKAWYLFNNPADVAALEVAFLNGNQNPIIEHADTDFNTLGMSWRAYHDFGVAMADKKAAFKAKGEA; encoded by the coding sequence ATGCCAACGTATCGAACAGAACCCAAAACCTTGATCACATTGAACGGTGGCCAGGTCGACCTGCAGGCAAAGCAAGCGGAAGGCCTGAAACGTTTCACAATGACTGCCTACACGGGCGGTCCAATGCGTCTGGCAGGGTTTCGACTGCCGGTAGTGGTCGACCTGGCTGGGTTACAGATTACAAAGCAGAATCAGCCGATCCTGAAGGACCACGATTCAAGTCAAATCGTCGGACACTCAACCGAGATTGAAAAAATCAACGGTGAATTGCACGTAGCCGGCCTTGTTTCTGGATCCGGTGAAGCAGCTGACGAGGTCAGGAATACCGCAAAAAACGGTTTCCCCTGGCAAGCATCCATCGGAGCTGGCGTTACCCGCCTGGAATCAGTTCGTGAGGGAGAGAGTGTTACCGTCAACGGGCAGACGTTCCAGGGCCCGATTTATGTTGCACGTGAATCAGTATTACGAGAGGTTTCATTCGTTGCCATGGGCGCCGATCTGAACACCTCTGCTCATGTTGAAGGACAATTTACCATGCCACAACCAACGGCTGAAAAAAAGACTCTTGAAGAAATCAAAGCCCAGGCAGCAGAAGCCGAGGGAAAGCGAATCGAACGTGTTAAGCAGATTCTCAGCGATTGCCCAGACCATATTCAAGCAAAAGCAATCGAGGAGGGATGGACCGAACAGGATGCAAATGAAGTTGCTTTAATCAACTTGCGAGCATCACGTCCTAAAGCGCGACCTAAACAGTATCTGGATAGCGCGAGGAATGTAGACCGGATGCATGGCGAAATGCCCGGGGCTCCGTTACCTGGTAAAAGCTCCGGACATCCCAGCAAAACGGAAGTCATCGAAGCTTCTGCCTGTATTGAAGCCGGCATGACCGAATCCGAAGCAGGGCAGTTCTACGATGAACGCGTGATGAATGCAGCAGTCTCGAGGGAGTACCGCGGCTATTCAATCGTTGCCATCATGAAAGATGCCATCGCGCTTGATGGTGGCGATCCAAACGCCCGTATGAGTGACCGTGAATTCGTCAAAGCTGCATTCACAGCTGACCGCAACATTCAGGCCAGCGGAGGTTTCTCTACGTTCTCGGTTCCCGGAATCCTGGGGAACGTTGCCAACAAGCATCTGCTGAACGGTTATAATGCCGTTCCGACAACATGGCGTAAGTTCTGCGGAATTGCAGAACACAAAGACTTCAAAGCTCACTCTCATTATCGCCTGACTGGATCCGGAGAGTTTAAACCAGTCACGAAAGGTGGTGAGATCAAACATATCTCACTGAAAGAATCAAGCTACCAAAACCAGCTCGACACTGAGGGGGCAATCATTACGTTGACCCGTCAGGACATCATCAACGACGATATGGGAGCCTTTGTCAAACTGCCTCGCATCCTGGGGCGTATGTCTGCCCTGAAGGTTGAAGAGACGGTATACATCCTGCTGTTGAGCAATCCGAATGACTTCTTTCACGCTGACAACAACAACTACCTCGCAGGAGCGAACACGGCCCTGGCAATCGAATCGTTGACAGCTGGGGAAATGGTATTTCTTGACCAGGTAGACGAAAACGGAAAACCGATTCTGTTGTCTCCTTCAGTGTTGCTGGTTCCGACCGATTTAAAAGTGACTGCTCAACAGCTCTATGCTGATTTGAAAGTCGTTACCGGTGAGGTTGCAACGGTCACAGACGGGAATCCTCATTCCGGTAAATTTGAACCAGTACCCTCTCCACACCTGAAGTCGGCAGCGTTCAGCGGTTCCAGCACAAAGGCCTGGTACCTGTTCAACAATCCGGCAGACGTGGCAGCGCTGGAGGTTGCATTCCTGAACGGGAATCAAAATCCGATCATTGAACATGCTGATACTGATTTCAACACGCTGGGAATGAGCTGGAGAGCGTATCACGATTTCGGTGTCGCCATGGCAGACAAAAAAGCAGCCTTCAAAGCGAAGGGTGAAGCGTAG
- a CDS encoding helix-turn-helix domain-containing protein, whose protein sequence is MATTIFQNPPLLLTEEEAAHLMNCSARTVSRMRQKGLLKYMNLGNTIRYPRAAIEKFIEEQSKTVTA, encoded by the coding sequence ATGGCTACTACGATATTTCAAAATCCCCCGCTGCTGCTCACGGAAGAGGAAGCAGCACACCTGATGAATTGCTCAGCGAGAACGGTTTCACGAATGAGGCAGAAGGGTCTGCTTAAATACATGAACCTGGGGAACACTATCAGGTATCCCCGCGCTGCTATCGAGAAGTTCATTGAAGAGCAGTCAAAGACAGTAACAGCGTAG
- a CDS encoding polymorphic toxin-type HINT domain-containing protein, with translation MALNHETGQREQKTVKQTFQRQVDHLRILEVKSEDGSTRTIKTTDEHPFWVPSADEYVEAKQLTPGTKLTGANGHFITVTSTRHEPYPEGVTVYNVEVEGFHNYFVAANGYRGPPVLAHNKCNTSKHSKALGQDLTNNKIPRPQGGYQAAHIVPTNNFSKRSQSVQNAIKTAQKKFNTYLGKKLRDTNINGFWAKAGHAGTHTDEYFLELGKAFQSANSKDAVEKALTLMWKRIEAGEFIQ, from the coding sequence ATGGCCCTCAACCATGAGACAGGCCAGCGGGAACAGAAGACCGTCAAGCAGACGTTCCAGCGACAAGTGGATCATCTCCGCATTCTGGAAGTCAAAAGCGAGGACGGCAGCACCCGGACGATCAAAACCACCGACGAGCATCCCTTCTGGGTTCCTTCAGCCGACGAGTATGTGGAAGCCAAACAGCTAACCCCCGGCACCAAACTGACCGGCGCCAACGGCCACTTCATCACCGTCACCTCCACCCGCCACGAACCGTACCCCGAAGGCGTCACCGTCTACAACGTCGAAGTCGAAGGCTTTCACAATTACTTCGTCGCCGCCAATGGGTATCGCGGGCCGCCTGTTTTGGCGCATAATAAGTGCAATACAAGTAAGCATTCGAAGGCTCTTGGACAGGATTTGACAAATAATAAAATTCCTAGACCCCAAGGTGGTTATCAGGCTGCTCACATTGTTCCGACTAATAATTTTTCTAAGCGATCGCAGTCTGTACAAAACGCAATCAAGACAGCGCAGAAAAAGTTTAATACTTATCTTGGCAAAAAACTTCGAGACACTAACATAAATGGTTTTTGGGCAAAAGCAGGACATGCAGGGACCCATACGGATGAGTATTTTTTAGAACTAGGCAAAGCCTTTCAGTCAGCGAATTCAAAAGATGCTGTTGAAAAAGCATTGACATTAATGTGGAAGAGAATTGAGGCTGGGGAGTTTATCCAATGA
- a CDS encoding IS4 family transposase: protein MPFISSSRVNAASFSLFKRSMMQESSLPLADVLDDQRWQQVFDEHEIDFGNDPDAIYTPAITLWALISQVFFSGEQRSCKAAVIRVASFWAALGRRVCSTNTGAYCRARLKLSFTTIREIVQQLAADAEAACDQNCVQSREQSAARLSPSNVADVKSRSTGGRILLVDGFTITAADTPENQRAYPQNPAQKPGLGFPVLRCVSLISMTTGLLVDLVSGPYSGKGSGETALLWQMLDVLRPGDILVADSYYCTYWLVSACRTRGVQILMKNHHLRDDHPQTARRLNKRERLVTWLRPPVRPAWMARQEYRRQPLTLTLRLVDVQVSQPGCRTKTFTIATTITDRKACPARWIAAVYQSRWLIELDIRSIKCSLGMDILRAKSPAMVLTELWSCLLAYNLIRLKMLQSGMATGRDPRSLSFTATQQLLAASWLLGAVTQTTEELATLGQQVPSSERVGHRTGRTEPRANKRRTKVLALLKQPRYHYHQQRRATV, encoded by the coding sequence ATGCCATTTATATCATCTTCCCGAGTGAATGCAGCATCATTTTCTCTTTTCAAACGTTCGATGATGCAGGAGAGCAGCCTGCCGCTAGCCGACGTCCTTGACGATCAACGCTGGCAGCAGGTGTTTGACGAACACGAAATCGATTTTGGCAATGACCCCGATGCCATCTACACACCGGCGATCACGCTCTGGGCGTTAATCTCTCAGGTCTTCTTTTCCGGCGAGCAGCGCAGCTGTAAAGCAGCCGTCATCCGTGTTGCCAGCTTCTGGGCGGCACTGGGCCGGCGAGTCTGCAGCACGAATACTGGTGCTTACTGTCGGGCGCGACTCAAACTGTCCTTTACCACCATCCGTGAGATCGTCCAGCAACTTGCCGCCGATGCCGAAGCGGCCTGTGACCAGAACTGTGTCCAGTCCCGAGAGCAGTCAGCGGCGCGCCTCAGTCCTTCCAACGTGGCCGATGTGAAATCACGGAGCACCGGCGGTCGCATTCTGCTTGTCGACGGCTTCACCATCACGGCCGCCGATACGCCTGAGAATCAGCGGGCCTATCCGCAGAATCCGGCACAGAAGCCAGGGCTCGGGTTCCCCGTTCTCCGCTGCGTTTCTCTGATTTCGATGACTACCGGACTGCTGGTTGACCTGGTGAGCGGACCTTACAGCGGTAAAGGGAGTGGCGAAACAGCCCTGCTTTGGCAAATGCTCGATGTACTCCGACCGGGCGATATTCTGGTAGCTGACTCGTATTACTGCACGTACTGGCTGGTGAGTGCTTGCCGTACCCGGGGCGTGCAGATCCTGATGAAAAATCATCACCTGCGAGACGATCATCCGCAAACCGCACGCCGACTGAACAAGCGAGAGCGCCTGGTGACGTGGTTACGTCCCCCCGTCCGTCCTGCCTGGATGGCCCGTCAGGAATACCGGCGACAGCCGCTGACACTCACTCTGCGCCTGGTCGATGTGCAGGTCAGTCAGCCGGGGTGTCGCACCAAAACTTTTACGATTGCCACCACCATCACAGATCGGAAAGCATGCCCGGCACGCTGGATCGCCGCCGTGTATCAGAGCCGCTGGCTGATCGAACTGGACATTCGCAGTATCAAGTGTTCTCTGGGCATGGATATTCTACGGGCAAAGTCTCCGGCCATGGTGCTTACCGAACTCTGGTCGTGTCTGCTGGCGTACAATCTGATTCGGTTGAAGATGCTGCAGAGTGGTATGGCGACAGGCCGAGATCCGCGCTCGCTCTCGTTTACCGCCACGCAACAGCTGCTGGCTGCAAGTTGGTTGCTGGGAGCCGTCACGCAGACGACCGAGGAATTAGCCACACTCGGACAGCAGGTCCCCAGCAGCGAACGTGTAGGGCATCGCACCGGCCGAACAGAACCCAGAGCCAATAAACGCCGCACCAAAGTGCTGGCTTTGCTGAAGCAACCGAGATACCATTACCATCAACAAAGAAGGGCAACTGTATGA